From a single Bryobacter aggregatus MPL3 genomic region:
- a CDS encoding M24 family metallopeptidase, translated as MWWLLLPLLAFGAEPLPSLREQASIQQSWLQYRLEKNLPALLRKHGVDMWVVSSREYNEDPVFFSLVSPTMFAARRRTIYVFFDRGPEKGVERLALGGGSQGGLYEVYRDPDSGIELWGDQQWMLLKKLIDARKPKKIAIDVSQTHAFSDGLSAGEREQLEEAIGEENRKKLVRAEELPLEYVALRPPEMVPHYQRLMENVHSILSRAFSREVIEPGKTTDQDVIWWLRQENQKHGFGTWFQPSLRIQRKNGRSLQLLQEDQPTVIERGDVLWVDYGLTAMRLATDTQHMGYVLREGEDVAPVAIQKALENSKKMQDIVMAHMQVGKTGNEVLAAALQEIRALGINGTVYSHPIGDHGHGAGPLIGLWDRQQGVPGRGDVKVVPNTWFSIELSSRTKIPDWENAELFVGMEEDAMVGPDGKIRWVLRRQEKFHLIR; from the coding sequence ATGTGGTGGCTCCTGTTGCCGTTGCTGGCGTTCGGCGCAGAACCGTTGCCTTCGCTGCGGGAGCAGGCGAGCATCCAACAATCCTGGCTGCAGTACCGGCTGGAAAAGAATCTGCCTGCACTGCTGCGGAAGCATGGCGTCGATATGTGGGTAGTTTCGAGCCGGGAGTACAACGAGGATCCGGTCTTTTTTTCGCTCGTTTCTCCAACGATGTTTGCCGCGCGGCGGCGTACAATCTACGTCTTTTTCGATCGAGGTCCGGAGAAGGGCGTCGAGCGGCTGGCGCTGGGAGGCGGATCGCAAGGCGGACTCTACGAGGTCTACCGTGACCCGGATTCAGGGATTGAACTCTGGGGCGACCAGCAGTGGATGCTGCTGAAAAAGCTGATCGACGCGCGGAAACCGAAGAAAATCGCGATCGATGTCTCACAGACCCACGCTTTTTCGGACGGTCTGTCGGCTGGCGAGCGCGAGCAACTGGAGGAGGCGATCGGGGAGGAGAACCGCAAGAAGCTGGTGCGGGCCGAAGAATTGCCGCTCGAGTATGTCGCGCTCCGACCGCCTGAGATGGTGCCGCATTACCAGCGGCTGATGGAGAACGTCCATTCGATCCTCAGCCGCGCGTTTTCAAGAGAGGTGATCGAGCCAGGCAAGACGACCGATCAGGATGTGATCTGGTGGCTGCGGCAAGAGAATCAGAAGCATGGATTTGGAACCTGGTTCCAGCCGTCGCTCCGGATCCAGCGCAAGAATGGCCGTTCTTTACAGTTGCTGCAGGAAGATCAGCCTACGGTGATTGAGCGGGGAGATGTGTTGTGGGTGGATTACGGCTTGACGGCAATGCGTCTGGCCACCGATACCCAACATATGGGTTATGTTCTGCGAGAGGGCGAAGATGTCGCCCCGGTGGCGATTCAAAAGGCACTCGAGAACTCGAAAAAGATGCAGGACATCGTCATGGCCCATATGCAGGTGGGAAAGACCGGTAATGAAGTGTTGGCGGCAGCTTTGCAGGAGATTCGGGCGCTGGGGATCAACGGAACCGTGTATTCGCATCCGATTGGAGATCATGGGCACGGAGCGGGACCGCTGATTGGGTTATGGGATCGTCAACAGGGCGTGCCGGGGCGAGGCGATGTGAAAGTGGTGCCGAACACCTGGTTCTCGATCGAGCTTTCGAGCCGGACGAAGATTCCGGATTGGGAGAATGCCGAGCTCTTTGTGGGAATGGAAGAGGATGCGATGGTGGGCCCGGACGGCAAAATTCGCTGGGTGTTGCGCCGCCAGGAGAAATTCCACCTGATTCGTTAG
- a CDS encoding rod shape-determining protein, whose amino-acid sequence MNIRSLFSLFSSDLAIDLGTANTLVYAKGKGIVVNEPSIVAINKNNGEVEAVGKEAKEMLGRTPGNIVAIRPMKDGVIADFKVTERMLNYFIQKAHGRKMLVHPRIVIGVPSEITQVEKRAVIDSAYRAKASEVHLVEQAMVAAIGAGLPITEPGGNMVVDIGGGTTDVAVISLAGIVYSRSVRVAGNELDEAIIQYLKRKYNLLVGERTAEQIKMTVGSASELDKPLTMEIKGRNLIEGVPKTLTIGDEEIRDALAEGISTIMNAIRVALERTPPELSADISDRGIVLTGGGGLIKNLDKRIRQETGLPVSIAEEPLACVALGIGKMLSDFKLLRRIAIE is encoded by the coding sequence ATGAATATCCGCTCGCTGTTTAGCCTTTTCTCCTCAGACCTTGCCATCGATTTAGGTACGGCCAACACACTCGTCTATGCCAAAGGAAAAGGCATCGTCGTGAACGAACCGTCGATCGTTGCGATCAATAAAAATAACGGTGAAGTAGAGGCCGTTGGGAAAGAAGCCAAAGAGATGCTCGGCCGCACGCCGGGCAATATCGTGGCGATTCGCCCCATGAAAGACGGGGTGATCGCGGACTTCAAGGTAACAGAGCGGATGCTGAATTACTTTATTCAGAAAGCTCATGGCCGCAAGATGCTCGTGCATCCTCGCATTGTGATTGGCGTTCCTTCTGAAATTACTCAGGTGGAAAAGCGTGCGGTGATTGACTCCGCCTACCGGGCGAAGGCGAGCGAAGTGCACTTAGTGGAGCAGGCGATGGTGGCCGCAATCGGCGCGGGGCTGCCGATCACGGAACCGGGCGGCAACATGGTGGTGGACATCGGCGGTGGTACGACCGATGTTGCGGTGATCTCGTTGGCCGGTATCGTCTATTCGCGCTCGGTGCGAGTGGCGGGCAACGAGTTGGATGAGGCCATTATTCAGTACCTGAAGCGCAAGTACAACCTGCTGGTGGGCGAGCGCACGGCGGAACAGATCAAGATGACGGTGGGTTCGGCCTCGGAACTCGATAAGCCGCTGACGATGGAGATCAAGGGCCGGAACCTGATCGAGGGTGTGCCGAAGACTTTGACCATTGGAGACGAAGAGATTCGCGATGCGCTGGCGGAAGGAATTTCCACCATCATGAACGCAATCCGTGTGGCGCTCGAACGGACTCCTCCTGAACTCTCGGCGGACATTTCGGACCGGGGCATTGTGCTGACCGGCGGCGGCGGGCTGATCAAGAATCTCGATAAGCGGATCCGGCAGGAAACCGGACTTCCGGTGTCGATCGCGGAAGAGCCGCTGGCGTGCGTTGCGTTGGGAATCGGTAAGATGCTATCGGATTTCAAGCTCCTGCGCCGGATTGCTATCGAGTAG
- the mreC gene encoding rod shape-determining protein MreC has protein sequence MDGFLGRYRNLSVLVIVIMAQLVLLAVQVKNNQDVRLIRVWAVTAITPLARVLEGVRANTFGLAGEYWQLIRIRSQNSELKADLDRLKLENQFLKEELATAKRVEAMASFVQRNPNKTIGARIIGAGAGMNSKVVFIDRGSTAGVLKGMPVITPDGIVGKVTASYPTGSQVMLITDPTFACGVVSDKTRIHGTARGQGNNQLLVDYIQNEQLVEVGEIFFTSGDDRIFPKGLPVGPVRVARQGKLFKEIYVAPTAFEKGLEEVLVVLESVHQQIPDPAQMTNVGPEAKQLPPPPPDAAPHPVNGIAPQGSNQKFSTDADRILDRYKAIGEQQGLSYGNGGRVPNFNAPVAPRVAPKTAPTTPPGEEPVTVPPTQPQTPAPTVPPGEF, from the coding sequence ATGGATGGCTTTCTTGGCAGATACCGCAACTTATCGGTCCTGGTGATTGTCATCATGGCTCAACTGGTGTTGCTTGCCGTACAGGTGAAGAACAACCAGGACGTCCGCCTCATTCGCGTGTGGGCGGTGACGGCGATTACGCCGCTGGCGCGCGTGCTCGAAGGGGTTCGGGCGAATACCTTTGGTTTGGCCGGCGAGTATTGGCAATTGATTCGTATCCGCTCGCAGAATAGCGAGTTGAAGGCCGATCTGGACCGGCTGAAGCTCGAGAATCAATTTCTGAAAGAAGAGCTGGCGACGGCGAAGCGTGTGGAGGCCATGGCCTCCTTCGTGCAGCGTAACCCCAATAAAACCATCGGTGCGCGCATTATCGGCGCCGGCGCGGGGATGAACTCGAAAGTTGTGTTTATCGATCGGGGTTCGACCGCAGGCGTGTTGAAGGGGATGCCGGTGATTACTCCGGATGGCATTGTCGGCAAGGTGACGGCGTCTTATCCGACCGGCTCTCAAGTGATGCTCATCACGGATCCTACCTTTGCCTGCGGTGTGGTTTCGGATAAGACCCGCATCCATGGAACGGCGCGCGGCCAGGGGAACAATCAGTTGCTGGTGGATTACATCCAGAATGAACAATTGGTGGAAGTGGGAGAGATCTTTTTCACCTCGGGCGACGATCGTATTTTTCCGAAAGGTTTGCCGGTTGGGCCGGTGCGCGTAGCCCGGCAGGGCAAGTTATTTAAAGAAATCTATGTGGCTCCAACCGCTTTTGAAAAAGGGCTCGAAGAAGTACTAGTGGTACTAGAGAGCGTGCACCAGCAGATTCCCGATCCCGCCCAGATGACGAATGTAGGCCCGGAGGCAAAGCAGCTGCCGCCGCCCCCACCAGACGCGGCGCCGCATCCGGTGAACGGCATCGCTCCGCAGGGTTCGAATCAGAAGTTCTCGACGGATGCCGATCGCATCCTCGATCGTTATAAGGCGATTGGAGAGCAACAGGGACTCAGTTATGGAAACGGAGGGCGGGTGCCGAATTTCAATGCGCCTGTCGCCCCTCGCGTGGCGCCAAAGACGGCGCCGACCACCCCGCCCGGGGAAGAACCCGTGACGGTGCCTCCGACGCAGCCACAGACACCTGCACCAACCGTGCCGCCAGGGGAGTTCTAG
- the mreD gene encoding rod shape-determining protein MreD produces MASPEYSEANFVEGRRRKSSSSTFRPIVFFLVPLFSVLLDIFLPRFIESARALEFPLLVTIYFSLMKRQPIAGVIIGATIGLMQDSLAQQPLGMFGIVKTLVGYFAASVSLRFDVNNPALRFMLVAFFFGFHQFFYWVMVRALLGQVPSINVLDEVVKAILNSAIALPLFLLLDKLREDES; encoded by the coding sequence ATGGCGTCTCCAGAATATAGCGAAGCGAATTTCGTCGAGGGCCGGCGGCGGAAAAGTTCGTCGTCGACGTTCCGGCCGATCGTTTTCTTCCTCGTTCCGTTGTTTTCGGTGTTGCTCGATATCTTTCTGCCTCGCTTTATCGAGTCGGCCCGGGCGCTGGAGTTTCCGCTACTGGTGACGATTTACTTTTCGCTGATGAAGCGGCAGCCGATTGCCGGTGTGATCATTGGCGCGACGATTGGCCTGATGCAGGATTCCCTGGCGCAGCAGCCGCTGGGAATGTTTGGCATTGTGAAGACGCTGGTGGGCTACTTTGCGGCTTCGGTCAGTCTGCGTTTTGATGTGAACAATCCAGCGTTGCGCTTCATGCTGGTGGCCTTCTTCTTTGGGTTTCACCAGTTCTTCTACTGGGTGATGGTGCGAGCGCTGCTGGGGCAGGTGCCGAGTATTAATGTGCTGGACGAGGTGGTGAAGGCCATCCTAAATTCTGCGATTGCCCTACCGCTCTTTCTCCTGTTGGATAAACTGAGAGAGGACGAGAGCTAG
- the mrdA gene encoding penicillin-binding protein 2, with amino-acid sequence MRFLRDESKFAQGKIAVLQYFTVAVFVFILGGYWNLQIRNEELYSSKAERNRIKSLPMPAPRGKILDRDKRVIVDNHSSFSVLLSRETLRDEHLQPIAEGLGLDYEELVARLKRFRARPKYQAVIIKEELTPSDIAFVESHRDPDTYPEMELIHTEKRVYPASGFAAHMIGYVGEVSEAELNQADFAKYQQGDMVGKTGLERQYNDLLTGVDGQRQVLVDNIGNERRILGMKPAVAGQNIELTVDLDVQTVMELAMDGRRGGAIALDPRNGEVLAMTSKPSFDLSKLSSRERTKEWRDIFSNPDKPLLNRAIQAQLSPGSTFKPFVALAALEAGTVDEHTSFTCTGGMTFAGRYFRCHNRHGHGPTSLKKALAQSCDVYFYNVGARLGIDRISALGEIAGLGQKTGIDLPAEAEAMLPSSRWKIRNLREKWHEGDTVNVAIGQGYLTMTPIQLAYGIGGIVMGGVWHTPHLLRNGDAPKKPAHQAELNLDHVRTVMDGMCDVVNGGGTAGSARLPGGEMCGKTGTAQTASNEYQKAKGIHLKDNAWFIAFAPRVNPEIVVAVLFEEGEHGPQAGTIARDIVKAYFDKKVRKEVSQTGVPAVTASAPADAANAPARVAN; translated from the coding sequence ATGCGCTTCCTGCGCGACGAATCGAAGTTTGCCCAGGGGAAAATCGCCGTTCTGCAGTACTTTACCGTTGCCGTTTTCGTGTTCATTCTCGGCGGTTACTGGAATCTGCAAATCCGCAACGAAGAACTCTACAGCTCCAAGGCGGAGCGAAACCGGATCAAGTCTCTGCCGATGCCTGCACCCCGGGGGAAGATTCTCGACCGGGACAAGCGGGTGATTGTGGACAACCACTCGAGTTTCTCGGTTTTGCTCTCTCGCGAAACTTTGCGTGACGAACACCTCCAGCCGATTGCCGAGGGATTGGGGCTGGACTACGAAGAACTGGTGGCGCGACTGAAACGTTTTCGCGCACGGCCCAAATACCAAGCCGTAATTATTAAGGAAGAACTGACCCCGTCTGACATTGCTTTTGTCGAATCGCACCGCGACCCGGATACCTATCCGGAAATGGAACTCATTCACACCGAGAAACGTGTGTACCCGGCCAGTGGCTTTGCGGCGCACATGATCGGCTATGTTGGCGAAGTCTCGGAAGCGGAATTGAATCAAGCCGATTTTGCGAAGTACCAGCAAGGCGACATGGTGGGCAAGACCGGGCTCGAACGGCAGTACAACGATCTCTTGACGGGCGTGGATGGGCAGCGGCAAGTGCTGGTGGACAACATCGGGAATGAACGCCGCATTCTGGGCATGAAGCCTGCGGTGGCAGGGCAGAACATCGAGTTGACGGTGGATCTGGATGTCCAGACGGTCATGGAATTGGCAATGGACGGGCGCCGGGGCGGCGCAATCGCATTGGACCCCAGAAATGGGGAAGTGCTGGCAATGACGTCCAAGCCGAGCTTTGATTTGTCGAAACTCTCCTCCCGAGAGCGGACCAAGGAGTGGCGCGATATTTTTTCAAATCCTGATAAGCCGCTGCTGAACCGGGCGATTCAGGCGCAGTTGTCTCCGGGGTCGACCTTCAAGCCCTTTGTGGCTCTGGCTGCACTTGAAGCCGGAACGGTTGACGAGCATACATCCTTTACTTGTACCGGCGGCATGACCTTCGCCGGACGCTACTTCCGTTGCCATAACCGGCATGGTCACGGGCCGACGAGTTTGAAGAAGGCGTTGGCGCAGTCTTGCGACGTGTACTTTTATAACGTTGGAGCGCGATTGGGGATTGATCGGATTTCCGCGTTGGGCGAGATTGCGGGTCTTGGCCAGAAAACAGGCATTGATTTACCCGCCGAGGCCGAGGCGATGCTGCCTTCGAGCCGGTGGAAGATCCGGAATCTGCGCGAGAAGTGGCATGAAGGCGATACAGTGAACGTCGCGATCGGGCAGGGCTATCTGACTATGACGCCGATCCAACTGGCTTATGGCATTGGTGGCATTGTCATGGGGGGAGTCTGGCATACGCCGCATCTGTTGCGCAATGGAGATGCTCCGAAGAAGCCAGCCCATCAGGCCGAATTGAATCTCGATCATGTTCGTACCGTGATGGACGGGATGTGCGATGTGGTGAACGGAGGCGGTACGGCGGGAAGTGCACGTTTGCCCGGAGGCGAGATGTGCGGCAAGACCGGTACGGCGCAGACCGCCTCAAATGAGTATCAGAAGGCAAAGGGAATTCACCTCAAGGACAACGCCTGGTTTATCGCATTTGCCCCGCGGGTGAACCCTGAGATTGTCGTCGCAGTGTTGTTTGAAGAGGGCGAACACGGACCGCAAGCGGGCACGATCGCTCGCGATATTGTGAAGGCCTACTTCGATAAGAAGGTGCGCAAAGAAGTTTCGCAGACCGGTGTCCCGGCTGTGACGGCGAGTGCTCCGGCAGACGCTGCCAATGCACCCGCGAGAGTGGCGAACTGA
- the rodA gene encoding rod shape-determining protein RodA → MFTLRSFRDLDWTLLILTLIICAVGVLQIYSATQASEQSNHWWKQVLYIGAGLVVFYLISQIDYHTLVGQSPVMYIIFTVILFGLLILSRVVLGAKRWVSLGAGFKLQPSEFMKLVLILFVARYISELKSDSLSLRELLKLCLLVLFPFGLVCLQPDLGTSLCYLPILAVGILLAGLSRQQALAIVMILALVVPIGWFALKDYQKARLTSFMDPALDPQGSGYQVMQSKIAVGSGGMWGLGVTRGMQIQLRFLPFAHTDFIFAAFAEEHGFVGVVTVLGLYFLLLMQILQNAQTASDRAGTAICMGVGALLLFHVLENAGMVAGLMPVAGIPLPLMSYGGSSILSFFLMLGLVNNVRLRRFLQ, encoded by the coding sequence ATGTTTACGCTTCGTTCGTTCCGCGATCTCGATTGGACCCTGTTGATTCTTACCTTGATCATCTGCGCCGTCGGCGTGCTGCAGATCTACTCGGCAACCCAGGCGAGCGAGCAGTCGAACCACTGGTGGAAGCAGGTGCTCTATATCGGCGCCGGGTTGGTGGTGTTTTATCTCATCAGCCAGATTGACTATCACACGCTGGTGGGGCAATCGCCGGTGATGTACATCATCTTTACGGTGATTTTGTTTGGTCTGTTGATTCTCAGCCGCGTGGTGCTGGGGGCCAAGCGATGGGTCTCGCTCGGGGCAGGTTTCAAGTTGCAGCCGAGTGAATTCATGAAGCTTGTGCTGATTCTATTTGTCGCGCGCTACATTTCTGAGTTGAAGTCGGACTCGTTGAGCTTGCGAGAGCTCTTGAAGTTGTGTTTGCTGGTACTTTTTCCTTTTGGTCTGGTCTGCCTCCAGCCGGATCTGGGCACTTCGTTGTGCTATTTGCCAATTCTTGCGGTGGGAATTCTGCTTGCCGGTTTGAGCCGGCAGCAGGCCCTCGCAATTGTGATGATTCTTGCACTGGTAGTGCCGATCGGGTGGTTTGCGCTCAAGGACTATCAGAAGGCTCGCCTGACGAGCTTTATGGACCCGGCGTTGGACCCGCAGGGGTCTGGCTACCAGGTGATGCAATCCAAGATCGCTGTCGGCTCCGGAGGGATGTGGGGCCTCGGCGTGACGCGTGGAATGCAGATTCAACTTCGCTTTCTACCCTTTGCCCATACGGACTTTATCTTTGCCGCATTTGCCGAAGAACATGGCTTCGTCGGCGTGGTCACCGTACTTGGGTTATATTTCCTTCTATTGATGCAAATTTTGCAGAACGCTCAGACCGCTTCCGACAGGGCTGGAACCGCCATCTGTATGGGAGTTGGAGCGTTGCTGCTTTTCCATGTTTTGGAGAATGCCGGAATGGTCGCCGGGCTGATGCCAGTGGCCGGGATCCCTTTACCGCTGATGAGCTACGGTGGATCGAGCATTCTCTCGTTTTTCCTCATGCTGGGGCTGGTCAATAATGTCCGCCTCCGCCGATTCCTGCAATGA
- a CDS encoding Rne/Rng family ribonuclease, whose protein sequence is MAKELVISTGRHETRVAILEDDQLVEIYFQRANEYSLAGSIHKGRVTRVLPGMQSAFVDLGLERDTFLYVSDFFEENEEFEKMPEGRERNDRDRGGRSREGNREAGARETANREAAPREGGGRESGGRDGGRGRGRDRREGRPPVQTSAIEVPIETGEAPVAAPVAAGESAEGGEVRRGNRRRRGRGNRGGNFPDSKYAGPNEEQEIVAAAVEPEVEVEEEEVEVVEEFSAPILLPGETLSKYRGRAPELVAAVVEEDRSGDFDDVDEVSSVAAETQEEEATGTITPLKPATQEVLAAQLEEEVLEEVKEHLAEIAKENEEQRDFEEAERLVYEDQEATASASELEAQDAQDAADSDEDDESEDGAIDESSEAANDLTTEETATDSADMVDGDEEGALPSMGYSAHLRQNDQRFLQQRAPQEGGERSGRRRRRGRGRDRADRAAASAAPTGEAVPELLIEAGELRPPESAAVVRTDQSARTEQTPREESRREGRGRRERGGERNGERGERSERTSETSERTERPERGERRPQPSITELLKEGQEILVQIAKEPLGQKGARITSHIALPGRYCVYMPTVDHTGVSRKIASDEERMRLKKILQAGKEGMPGGFIIRTAGEGRTEEEIQNDINFLHNLWNDIKRKAESKPAPALIYHDLEIVERVLRDQLGPDFKSIWVDNEEIYESILRFLERFQPAMVSRVKMYTRQASIFDNFGITQELEKALRPKVWLKSGGYIVINQTEALVAIDINTGKFVGKSNRLEDTIVKTNIEAIREIVRQVRLRDLGGIIVIDFIDMDERKNRMRVMQALEEAMRADRAPYKILQFNDFGLVAITRKRVKQSLERTLCAPCPYCEGSAYVKSVQTVVGEILNEAKKLAKALADAKDVMLRVNPEVAKVFKSADNQYLEELEEIVGRPVMVVSDGLIHQEKFDLA, encoded by the coding sequence ATGGCAAAAGAGCTAGTAATTTCCACAGGGCGGCACGAAACGCGTGTCGCGATTCTGGAAGACGACCAGTTGGTCGAGATTTATTTTCAACGGGCGAATGAGTATTCGCTTGCCGGGTCGATTCACAAAGGACGAGTGACCCGCGTCCTACCGGGCATGCAGTCCGCCTTCGTCGATTTGGGCCTGGAACGGGATACCTTCCTGTATGTTTCGGACTTCTTCGAGGAAAACGAAGAGTTCGAGAAGATGCCGGAAGGCCGTGAGCGCAACGATCGGGATCGTGGCGGACGGAGCCGGGAAGGTAATCGCGAGGCTGGTGCGCGTGAGACTGCCAATCGTGAAGCTGCTCCCCGCGAGGGCGGTGGGCGCGAGAGTGGTGGGCGCGATGGTGGCCGAGGCCGTGGACGGGACCGCCGCGAGGGCAGACCGCCGGTGCAGACGAGCGCCATTGAGGTGCCGATTGAAACGGGAGAGGCTCCAGTTGCGGCGCCTGTTGCTGCCGGAGAGAGTGCTGAGGGCGGTGAAGTGCGCCGTGGCAATCGCCGTCGCCGGGGACGTGGAAACCGGGGAGGCAACTTCCCTGATTCCAAGTATGCGGGGCCAAACGAAGAACAGGAAATCGTAGCCGCCGCGGTTGAGCCGGAAGTGGAAGTTGAAGAGGAAGAAGTGGAGGTTGTGGAGGAGTTCAGTGCTCCCATCCTTCTTCCTGGCGAAACGCTTTCGAAGTATCGGGGACGCGCTCCAGAACTGGTCGCTGCGGTTGTCGAAGAGGATCGTAGCGGAGACTTTGATGATGTCGACGAAGTGTCGTCCGTTGCCGCCGAGACGCAGGAAGAAGAAGCAACCGGCACGATCACGCCGCTGAAGCCAGCCACGCAGGAAGTGCTTGCTGCTCAGCTCGAAGAAGAAGTTCTCGAAGAAGTGAAGGAACACCTGGCGGAGATCGCGAAAGAGAACGAAGAACAGCGCGACTTCGAAGAAGCCGAGCGACTGGTTTACGAAGACCAGGAAGCGACCGCTAGTGCCTCGGAACTGGAAGCGCAGGATGCTCAGGATGCTGCCGACTCTGACGAAGACGACGAATCAGAGGATGGGGCGATCGATGAATCGTCCGAAGCTGCCAATGACCTGACCACGGAAGAGACAGCGACGGACAGCGCCGATATGGTGGATGGGGATGAGGAGGGCGCACTGCCTTCCATGGGTTATTCTGCGCACTTGCGGCAGAACGACCAGCGCTTTTTGCAGCAGCGTGCGCCGCAAGAAGGGGGCGAGCGCAGTGGCCGCCGCCGCCGTCGTGGCCGCGGGCGTGATCGCGCGGACCGTGCCGCCGCATCGGCGGCTCCTACGGGAGAGGCCGTTCCTGAATTATTGATCGAAGCCGGCGAATTGCGTCCGCCCGAGTCGGCGGCTGTTGTCCGCACCGACCAATCGGCGCGCACGGAGCAGACGCCGCGCGAGGAGTCGCGTCGCGAAGGCCGTGGCCGCCGGGAGCGGGGTGGCGAGCGCAATGGAGAACGCGGTGAACGTAGTGAGCGGACCAGTGAAACGAGCGAACGGACCGAGCGTCCGGAGCGCGGGGAACGCCGCCCGCAGCCTTCGATTACCGAGTTGCTGAAAGAGGGTCAGGAGATTCTGGTCCAGATCGCGAAGGAGCCGCTGGGGCAGAAGGGCGCGCGCATCACTTCGCATATTGCGCTCCCGGGCCGCTATTGCGTCTACATGCCGACGGTGGATCACACGGGCGTGTCCCGCAAGATCGCTTCCGACGAAGAACGCATGCGCCTGAAGAAGATTCTCCAGGCCGGCAAGGAAGGAATGCCTGGCGGCTTCATCATCCGTACCGCCGGGGAAGGCCGGACGGAAGAAGAGATTCAGAACGATATCAACTTCCTCCATAACCTGTGGAATGACATCAAACGGAAGGCCGAGAGCAAGCCGGCTCCGGCGCTGATCTATCACGATCTCGAAATTGTGGAGCGCGTGCTGCGCGACCAACTCGGACCGGACTTCAAGTCAATCTGGGTGGACAACGAGGAGATCTACGAGAGCATTCTGCGCTTCCTCGAGCGCTTCCAGCCGGCGATGGTTTCCCGTGTGAAGATGTACACGCGCCAGGCTTCAATCTTCGACAATTTCGGCATTACGCAGGAACTTGAGAAGGCGCTGCGGCCGAAGGTTTGGCTGAAGTCCGGCGGCTACATCGTGATCAACCAGACCGAGGCTCTGGTCGCCATCGACATCAATACCGGCAAGTTTGTCGGCAAGTCGAACCGGTTGGAAGACACGATCGTCAAGACGAACATCGAGGCGATTCGCGAGATTGTGCGCCAGGTGCGCCTGCGCGATCTGGGCGGCATCATCGTGATCGACTTTATCGATATGGATGAGCGCAAGAACCGGATGCGTGTCATGCAGGCCTTGGAAGAGGCGATGCGTGCCGATCGGGCGCCGTACAAGATTCTTCAGTTCAATGACTTTGGCCTGGTTGCGATCACTCGCAAGCGTGTCAAGCAGTCGCTGGAACGGACTCTGTGTGCCCCTTGCCCGTATTGCGAAGGCTCTGCTTATGTGAAGAGCGTCCAGACGGTGGTGGGCGAGATACTGAACGAAGCGAAGAAGCTGGCGAAGGCGCTTGCGGATGCCAAGGATGTCATGCTGCGGGTGAATCCGGAAGTGGCGAAGGTGTTCAAGTCTGCCGACAATCAATATCTCGAAGAACTCGAGGAGATTGTGGGACGTCCTGTGATGGTTGTTTCCGACGGGCTGATCCATCAGGAAAAGTTCGACTTGGCCTAG